A window of the Bacteroides thetaiotaomicron VPI-5482 genome harbors these coding sequences:
- a CDS encoding YfhO family protein produces the protein MKKFLPDLIAILAFIILSFAYFFPADIESRILFQHDTVAGVGAGQEAQEYLERTGERTRWTNSLFGGMPTYQMSPSYDSTKPLKWIENIYHLYLPSYVVLTFIMMLGFYILLRAFGLSVWLSALGGIIWAFSSYFFILISAGHIWKFVTLAYIPPTIAGIVLAYRKKYLLGGIVTALFIALQIQSNHIQMSYYFMFVILFFVGAYFEDAYKKKELPHFFKASAVLALAAMIGVCANLSNLYHTYEYSKETMRGKSELKQEGPAANQTSSGLDRNYITNWSYGIGETLTLLVPNVKGGASVPLSKNETAMAKANPMYSNIYSQLTQYFGDQPMTSGPVYVGAFVLFLFILGCFIVKGPLKWALLGATIFSILLSWGKNFMGLTDFFIDYVPMYNKFRAVSSILVIAEFTIPLLAVFALKEVLAKPEILKLKENRTGVIITLVLTAGVSLILAVAPGVFFSSYIPAQEMAALQQGLPAEYLSPIITNLAEMRKAMLTSDAWRSFFIIVVGCFLLFLYQQKKLKASFTMTGIVLLCLIDMWTVNKRYLNDEQFVSKSNQTGAFVKTQTDEIILQDTALNYRVLNFVGFPGNTFNENNTSYWHKSVGGYHAAKLRRYQEMIDHHITPEMKDAYQEVAGAGGAMDSVDASKFRVLNMLNTKYFIFPAGQQGQTVPVENPYAYGNAWFVDKVQYVNNANEEIDALNDILPTETAVVDAKFKDQLKGVTKGYKDSLSTIRLTSYEPNRLVYETSSAKDGVAVFSEIYYPGWQAKIDGQPVDIARADYILRVMNVPAGQHTIEMWFDPQSLHVTESIAYASLALLLIGVMILIWFSKKKLITPKKKEAENS, from the coding sequence ATGAAGAAGTTCCTTCCCGACTTAATTGCTATTTTAGCTTTTATCATCCTTTCTTTTGCTTATTTTTTTCCGGCTGATATCGAAAGTCGTATTCTGTTTCAGCACGATACGGTGGCTGGAGTGGGAGCCGGTCAAGAAGCTCAGGAATATCTTGAACGTACAGGAGAACGTACCCGCTGGACAAACTCTCTTTTTGGTGGTATGCCTACCTATCAGATGTCTCCGAGTTATGATTCTACCAAACCGCTGAAGTGGATAGAAAACATCTATCACTTGTATCTTCCATCTTATGTGGTGCTGACCTTCATCATGATGCTCGGGTTTTATATCCTTTTGCGGGCATTCGGGTTGTCTGTCTGGTTATCTGCTTTAGGGGGGATTATCTGGGCTTTCTCCTCCTATTTCTTTATTTTGATATCGGCAGGGCATATCTGGAAATTTGTCACATTGGCTTATATTCCGCCTACGATTGCCGGTATTGTACTGGCTTATCGGAAGAAATATCTGTTGGGAGGGATTGTGACTGCTTTGTTTATCGCGCTTCAGATTCAGTCGAACCATATTCAGATGAGCTACTACTTCATGTTTGTCATCCTGTTTTTTGTAGGAGCTTACTTTGAAGATGCTTATAAGAAGAAGGAGTTGCCGCATTTTTTCAAGGCAAGTGCCGTTCTGGCATTGGCTGCGATGATAGGAGTGTGTGCGAACCTCTCCAATCTATACCATACTTATGAGTATAGTAAGGAGACTATGCGCGGAAAGAGTGAACTGAAACAGGAAGGACCTGCTGCCAATCAGACCAGCAGCGGACTGGACCGTAACTATATAACGAACTGGAGTTATGGAATTGGTGAAACGCTTACTTTGCTGGTTCCGAATGTAAAGGGAGGGGCATCGGTTCCTTTATCCAAGAATGAGACTGCCATGGCAAAGGCGAATCCGATGTATAGTAACATCTATTCGCAGCTGACACAGTATTTTGGCGATCAGCCCATGACTTCCGGACCGGTCTATGTGGGAGCTTTTGTTTTATTTCTGTTTATATTGGGGTGCTTTATTGTTAAAGGACCGCTGAAATGGGCTTTACTGGGAGCTACTATCTTCTCTATTCTACTTTCGTGGGGAAAGAATTTTATGGGACTTACGGACTTTTTTATCGATTATGTACCGATGTATAACAAGTTCCGTGCCGTATCTTCTATCCTAGTTATAGCTGAATTTACGATACCTTTATTAGCGGTCTTTGCCTTAAAAGAAGTGCTGGCTAAACCGGAAATATTAAAGTTGAAAGAAAATCGGACAGGAGTAATTATCACTTTGGTATTAACAGCCGGTGTTTCACTGATTCTGGCTGTTGCCCCGGGAGTTTTCTTCTCTAGTTATATTCCGGCACAAGAGATGGCAGCTCTGCAGCAAGGACTGCCTGCCGAGTATTTATCTCCGATCATTACGAATCTGGCCGAAATGCGCAAGGCAATGCTGACTTCGGATGCATGGCGCAGTTTCTTTATTATAGTAGTAGGATGCTTCTTATTATTCCTTTATCAGCAGAAAAAGTTGAAGGCTTCTTTTACTATGACAGGTATCGTGCTTCTGTGTCTGATTGATATGTGGACTGTCAATAAGCGCTATTTGAATGATGAACAATTTGTATCGAAGTCAAACCAGACAGGAGCATTCGTTAAAACTCAGACGGATGAGATAATTCTTCAGGATACGGCTTTGAATTATAGGGTGTTGAATTTCGTAGGATTTCCCGGTAATACTTTCAATGAAAATAATACCTCATATTGGCATAAGAGTGTGGGTGGTTATCATGCGGCCAAGTTGCGTCGTTATCAGGAAATGATCGATCATCATATAACTCCGGAAATGAAGGATGCCTATCAGGAAGTTGCCGGCGCAGGCGGTGCGATGGATAGTGTGGACGCTTCCAAATTCCGTGTGCTGAATATGCTGAATACGAAGTACTTTATTTTCCCTGCCGGACAGCAAGGACAGACGGTTCCTGTTGAAAACCCTTATGCGTATGGTAACGCTTGGTTTGTGGATAAGGTGCAGTATGTCAATAATGCAAATGAAGAGATTGATGCGCTGAATGATATTCTTCCAACGGAAACAGCAGTGGTTGATGCGAAATTTAAAGATCAGTTGAAGGGTGTGACGAAAGGTTACAAAGACTCCTTATCTACCATTCGTCTGACCAGCTATGAACCGAATCGCCTGGTATATGAAACTTCTTCTGCTAAAGATGGAGTGGCTGTTTTCTCTGAGATTTATTATCCGGGCTGGCAGGCCAAGATTGACGGACAGCCGGTGGACATTGCCCGTGCTGACTATATCTTGCGTGTGATGAATGTTCCCGCAGGCCAGCATACGATTGAGATGTGGTTTGACCCGCAGAGCTTGCATGTTACGGAAAGCATAGCTTATGCGTCACTGGCTTTATTGCTGATCGGGGTGATGATTCTGATTTGGTTCAGCAAGAAGAAGTTAATAACTCCGAAAAAAAAGGAGGCTGAGAACTCTTAA
- the ahcY gene encoding adenosylhomocysteinase, translating into MSTELFSTLPYKVADITLADFGRKEIDLAEKEMPGLMALREKYGESKPLKGARIMGSLHMTIQTAVLIETLVALGAEVRWCSCNIYSTQDHAAAAIAASGVAVFAWKGENLADYWWCTLQALNFPGGKGPNVIVDDGGDATMMIHVGYDAENDAAVLDKEVHAEDEIELNAILKKVLAEDKTRWHRVAEEMRGVSEETTTGVHRLYQMQEEGKLLFPAFNVNDSVTKSKFDNLYGCRESLADGIKRATDVMIAGKVVVVCGYGDVGKGCSHSMRSYGARVLVTEVDPICALQAAMEGFEVVTMEDACTEGNIFVTTTGNIDIIRIDHMEKMKDQAIVCNIGHFDNEIQVDALKHYSGIKCVNIKPQVDRYYFPDGHSILLLADGRLVNLGCATGHPSFVMSNSFTNQTLAQIELFNKKYEVNVYRLPKHLDEEVARLHLEKIGVKLTKLTPEQAAYIGVSVDGPYKAEHYRY; encoded by the coding sequence ATGTCTACAGAATTATTCTCTACTCTGCCTTATAAAGTGGCAGATATTACACTTGCTGATTTCGGACGCAAGGAAATCGATTTGGCAGAAAAAGAAATGCCCGGCCTGATGGCTCTACGCGAAAAGTATGGAGAATCCAAACCGTTAAAAGGTGCCCGTATCATGGGATCATTACATATGACCATCCAGACCGCCGTACTGATTGAAACACTGGTTGCATTGGGAGCTGAAGTCCGCTGGTGCTCTTGTAATATATATTCAACGCAGGATCATGCTGCTGCTGCGATTGCTGCTTCCGGTGTTGCGGTATTTGCATGGAAAGGCGAGAATCTTGCCGACTACTGGTGGTGCACATTGCAGGCATTGAACTTCCCCGGCGGAAAAGGTCCGAATGTGATTGTAGACGATGGTGGTGACGCTACAATGATGATTCATGTCGGTTATGATGCCGAGAATGATGCTGCCGTATTGGACAAGGAAGTGCATGCGGAGGATGAAATCGAACTGAATGCCATTCTGAAAAAAGTATTGGCTGAGGATAAGACTCGCTGGCATCGTGTGGCTGAGGAAATGCGCGGCGTATCGGAAGAGACAACGACCGGTGTACACCGTTTGTATCAGATGCAGGAAGAAGGCAAATTGCTGTTCCCGGCATTTAATGTGAACGATTCGGTTACCAAGTCTAAGTTTGATAATCTCTACGGATGTCGTGAGTCACTGGCTGACGGTATCAAGAGAGCGACCGATGTGATGATTGCCGGTAAGGTAGTGGTGGTATGTGGTTACGGTGATGTGGGCAAGGGATGTTCGCATTCAATGCGCTCTTATGGTGCGCGTGTGCTTGTGACGGAAGTCGATCCGATTTGTGCGTTGCAGGCTGCTATGGAAGGTTTCGAAGTCGTAACGATGGAAGATGCCTGCACCGAAGGTAATATCTTCGTGACTACTACGGGGAATATCGATATCATTCGCATTGACCACATGGAGAAAATGAAAGATCAGGCGATCGTATGTAACATCGGCCACTTTGATAATGAAATCCAGGTGGATGCGTTGAAACATTATTCGGGCATCAAATGTGTAAACATCAAGCCGCAGGTAGACCGCTATTATTTCCCGGATGGTCACAGCATTCTTTTGCTGGCTGACGGTCGTCTGGTGAATTTGGGATGTGCGACAGGCCATCCGTCATTCGTGATGAGTAACTCATTTACCAATCAGACGCTGGCCCAGATCGAGTTGTTCAACAAGAAATACGAAGTAAATGTATACCGCTTGCCGAAGCACCTGGATGAAGAAGTGGCTCGCCTGCATCTCGAAAAGATCGGGGTGAAACTGACGAAGCTGACTCCGGAACAGGCCGCTTATATCGGTGTATCGGTAGACGGACCTTATAAGGCTGAACATTATAGATACTAA